A section of the Phaseolus vulgaris cultivar G19833 chromosome 8, P. vulgaris v2.0, whole genome shotgun sequence genome encodes:
- the LOC137824271 gene encoding chaperone protein dnaJ 1, mitochondrial isoform X2, producing the protein MRRFTRLTPYRRHLLSSLSSELLVDKGESSFNKLLSTGQSFLLARALVSCGFVTKTEESLIPRVPFRYRYFHATGLSSSAERDYYRVLGVPENASQDEIKKAFHLLAKRYHPDANKNNPSAKRKFQDIREAYETLRDSKKRAQYDEMHTRGSEDTEYDHGDAERFRNAYRSHFSDSFHKVFSEIFEESTTQFSSNIEVDLSLTFSEAARGCTKHVSFDALVPCDYCNGQGHPLDAIPKVCPTCRGLGRVTIPPFTSTCITCKGSGRIIKDFCITCRGSGVVEGVKEVKVTIPAGVDSGDTIHVPEGGNAAGSGGRHGSLYIKIKVAEDSIFIRDGANIYVESNISFTQAILGGEVEVPTLSGKMQLKIPKGVQHGQLLVLRGKGLPKHGFLVHHGDQYVRFRINLPIVINERQRAILEELAKEEINEGNSSSFEGNWLYQQLSTG; encoded by the exons ATGAGAAGGTTCACGCGTTTAACGCCG TATCGGCGCCATTTGCTTTCGTCTCTGAGCTCAGAATTGCTCGTGGATAAAGGAGAATCATCATTCAACAAATTATTGTCGACTGGCCAATCGTTTTTGCTGGCTCGAG CTTTGGTCAGTTGCGGTTTCGTCACGAAAACAGAGGAGTCTCTGATTCCGAGAGTACCGTTTAGATATCGTTATTTCCATGCCACAG GACTCTCTTCTTCGGCTGAGCGAGACTACTACCGAGTTCTTGGTGTTCCTGAAAATGCCAGTCAGGACGAGATAAAGAAGGCATTTCACTTG CTTGCTAAAAGGTACCATCCAGATGCAAACAAGAATAATCCATCTGCTAAGAGGAAATTTCAAGATATAAGAGAAGCTTATGAG acattgagagactctaaaaaGAGAGCACAGTATGACGAG ATGCATACTCGTGGTTCAGAAGATACAGAATATGATCATGGTGATGCAGAAAGGTTTAGAAATGCTTATCGTTCTCATTTTTCGGATTCATTTCATAAAGTATTCTCTGAG ATATTTGAAGAATCAACTACTCAATTCTCATCAAATATAGAG GTGGACTTGTCTCTTACTTTCTCAGAAGCAGCAAGAGGATGCACCAAGCACGTGTCATTTGATGCATTAGTTCCCTGCGATTATTGCA ATGGGCAGGGCCATCCTCTTGATGCCATTCCAAAAGTTTGTCCAACATGCAGGGGCTTAGGTCGA GTTACAATCCCCCCATTTACATCCACATGCATAACTTGTAAAGGATCAGGCCGAATCATTAAG GACTTTTGCATAACATGTAGAGGATCTGGGGTGGTTGAAGGGGTTAAAGAGGTTAAAGTTACTATACCAGCAG GTGTGGATTCGGGTGATACAATCCATGTGCCAGAGGGTGGGAATGCTGCTGGAAGTGGAGGCCGACATGGAAGtttatacattaaaataaaG GTGGCTGAGGATTCAATCTTTATCAGAGATGGTGCAAATATCTACGTGGAGTCTAATATTAGCTTTACACAG GCTATTCTTGGTGGCGAAGTTGAGGTGCCTACTTTATCTGGGAAGATGCAATTAAAA ATACCCAAGGGCGTTCAACATGGACAACTTCTGGTATTAAGAGGCAAAG GACTTCCAAAGCATGGGTTTCTTGTACATCATGGGGATCAATATGTACGGTTTCGTATTAACCTTCCCAT TGTAATCAATGAACGACAACGTGCTATACTTGAAGAACTTGCGAAGGAAGAAATAAATGAGGGAAACAGCTCTTCATTTGAGGGAAATTG GCTTTACCAGCAGCTATCTACTGGTTGA
- the LOC137824271 gene encoding chaperone protein dnaJ 1, mitochondrial isoform X3 — protein MRRFTRLTPYRRHLLSSLSSELLVDKGESSFNKLLSTGQSFLLARALVSCGFVTKTEESLIPRVPFRYRYFHATGLSSSAERDYYRVLGVPENASQDEIKKAFHLLAKRYHPDANKNNPSAKRKFQDIREAYETLRDSKKRAQYDEMHTRGSEDTEYDHGDAERFRNAYRSHFSDSFHKVFSEIFEESTTQFSSNIEVDLSLTFSEAARGCTKHVSFDALVPCDYCNGQGHPLDAIPKVCPTCRGLGRVTIPPFTSTCITCKGSGRIIKDFCITCRGSGVVEGVKEVKVTIPAGVDSGDTIHVPEGGNAAGSGGRHGSLYIKIKVAEDSIFIRDGANIYVESNISFTQAILGGEVEVPTLSGKMQLKIPKGVQHGQLLVLRGKGLPKHGFLVHHGDQYCNQ, from the exons ATGAGAAGGTTCACGCGTTTAACGCCG TATCGGCGCCATTTGCTTTCGTCTCTGAGCTCAGAATTGCTCGTGGATAAAGGAGAATCATCATTCAACAAATTATTGTCGACTGGCCAATCGTTTTTGCTGGCTCGAG CTTTGGTCAGTTGCGGTTTCGTCACGAAAACAGAGGAGTCTCTGATTCCGAGAGTACCGTTTAGATATCGTTATTTCCATGCCACAG GACTCTCTTCTTCGGCTGAGCGAGACTACTACCGAGTTCTTGGTGTTCCTGAAAATGCCAGTCAGGACGAGATAAAGAAGGCATTTCACTTG CTTGCTAAAAGGTACCATCCAGATGCAAACAAGAATAATCCATCTGCTAAGAGGAAATTTCAAGATATAAGAGAAGCTTATGAG acattgagagactctaaaaaGAGAGCACAGTATGACGAG ATGCATACTCGTGGTTCAGAAGATACAGAATATGATCATGGTGATGCAGAAAGGTTTAGAAATGCTTATCGTTCTCATTTTTCGGATTCATTTCATAAAGTATTCTCTGAG ATATTTGAAGAATCAACTACTCAATTCTCATCAAATATAGAG GTGGACTTGTCTCTTACTTTCTCAGAAGCAGCAAGAGGATGCACCAAGCACGTGTCATTTGATGCATTAGTTCCCTGCGATTATTGCA ATGGGCAGGGCCATCCTCTTGATGCCATTCCAAAAGTTTGTCCAACATGCAGGGGCTTAGGTCGA GTTACAATCCCCCCATTTACATCCACATGCATAACTTGTAAAGGATCAGGCCGAATCATTAAG GACTTTTGCATAACATGTAGAGGATCTGGGGTGGTTGAAGGGGTTAAAGAGGTTAAAGTTACTATACCAGCAG GTGTGGATTCGGGTGATACAATCCATGTGCCAGAGGGTGGGAATGCTGCTGGAAGTGGAGGCCGACATGGAAGtttatacattaaaataaaG GTGGCTGAGGATTCAATCTTTATCAGAGATGGTGCAAATATCTACGTGGAGTCTAATATTAGCTTTACACAG GCTATTCTTGGTGGCGAAGTTGAGGTGCCTACTTTATCTGGGAAGATGCAATTAAAA ATACCCAAGGGCGTTCAACATGGACAACTTCTGGTATTAAGAGGCAAAG GACTTCCAAAGCATGGGTTTCTTGTACATCATGGGGATCAATAT TGTAATCAATGA
- the LOC137824271 gene encoding chaperone protein dnaJ 1, mitochondrial isoform X1, translating to MRRFTRLTPYRRHLLSSLSSELLVDKGESSFNKLLSTGQSFLLARALVSCGFVTKTEESLIPRVPFRYRYFHATGLSSSAERDYYRVLGVPENASQDEIKKAFHLLAKRYHPDANKNNPSAKRKFQDIREAYETLRDSKKRAQYDEMHTRGSEDTEYDHGDAERFRNAYRSHFSDSFHKVFSEIFEESTTQFSSNIEVDLSLTFSEAARGCTKHVSFDALVPCDYCNGQGHPLDAIPKVCPTCRGLGRVTIPPFTSTCITCKGSGRIIKDFCITCRGSGVVEGVKEVKVTIPAGVDSGDTIHVPEGGNAAGSGGRHGSLYIKIKVAEDSIFIRDGANIYVESNISFTQAILGGEVEVPTLSGKMQLKIPKGVQHGQLLVLRGKGLPKHGFLVHHGDQYVRFRINLPIVINERQRAILEELAKEEINEGNSSSFEGNWWQQILEHTTAPKFMLELSVLILFLIFINKVLT from the exons ATGAGAAGGTTCACGCGTTTAACGCCG TATCGGCGCCATTTGCTTTCGTCTCTGAGCTCAGAATTGCTCGTGGATAAAGGAGAATCATCATTCAACAAATTATTGTCGACTGGCCAATCGTTTTTGCTGGCTCGAG CTTTGGTCAGTTGCGGTTTCGTCACGAAAACAGAGGAGTCTCTGATTCCGAGAGTACCGTTTAGATATCGTTATTTCCATGCCACAG GACTCTCTTCTTCGGCTGAGCGAGACTACTACCGAGTTCTTGGTGTTCCTGAAAATGCCAGTCAGGACGAGATAAAGAAGGCATTTCACTTG CTTGCTAAAAGGTACCATCCAGATGCAAACAAGAATAATCCATCTGCTAAGAGGAAATTTCAAGATATAAGAGAAGCTTATGAG acattgagagactctaaaaaGAGAGCACAGTATGACGAG ATGCATACTCGTGGTTCAGAAGATACAGAATATGATCATGGTGATGCAGAAAGGTTTAGAAATGCTTATCGTTCTCATTTTTCGGATTCATTTCATAAAGTATTCTCTGAG ATATTTGAAGAATCAACTACTCAATTCTCATCAAATATAGAG GTGGACTTGTCTCTTACTTTCTCAGAAGCAGCAAGAGGATGCACCAAGCACGTGTCATTTGATGCATTAGTTCCCTGCGATTATTGCA ATGGGCAGGGCCATCCTCTTGATGCCATTCCAAAAGTTTGTCCAACATGCAGGGGCTTAGGTCGA GTTACAATCCCCCCATTTACATCCACATGCATAACTTGTAAAGGATCAGGCCGAATCATTAAG GACTTTTGCATAACATGTAGAGGATCTGGGGTGGTTGAAGGGGTTAAAGAGGTTAAAGTTACTATACCAGCAG GTGTGGATTCGGGTGATACAATCCATGTGCCAGAGGGTGGGAATGCTGCTGGAAGTGGAGGCCGACATGGAAGtttatacattaaaataaaG GTGGCTGAGGATTCAATCTTTATCAGAGATGGTGCAAATATCTACGTGGAGTCTAATATTAGCTTTACACAG GCTATTCTTGGTGGCGAAGTTGAGGTGCCTACTTTATCTGGGAAGATGCAATTAAAA ATACCCAAGGGCGTTCAACATGGACAACTTCTGGTATTAAGAGGCAAAG GACTTCCAAAGCATGGGTTTCTTGTACATCATGGGGATCAATATGTACGGTTTCGTATTAACCTTCCCAT TGTAATCAATGAACGACAACGTGCTATACTTGAAGAACTTGCGAAGGAAGAAATAAATGAGGGAAACAGCTCTTCATTTGAGGGAAATTG GTGGCAGCAAATTCTTGAACACACGACGGCTCCAAAGTTTATGCTGGAACTATCTGTGCTGATATTATTCCTTATCTTCATTAACAAAGTGTTGACCTAA